Proteins found in one Microbacterium sp. SSM24 genomic segment:
- a CDS encoding NAD-dependent epimerase/dehydratase family protein — protein sequence MRIALTGSTGKLGTVVGRELRDAGYDVIGMDVVGTRGPSFVQVDLTDYGQVIDAFGAVGDRHDGIDAVVHLGAIPAPGIRSDVATFHNNMAATFNVFWAAVRLGIRRIVYASSETVQGLPFDAPPPYVPVDEGYAPRPESVYSLVKTLEEQLATELVRWHPDLSITALRFSNVMVPEDYAEFPSFDADARLRKWNLWGYIDARDGAQAVQRALEVAPAGFDNFLIAASDTVMSRANAELLAEVFPGVPVAREFGDHDTLLSIDKARRLLGYDPQHTWRTHVG from the coding sequence ATGCGCATCGCTCTCACCGGCTCGACCGGAAAGCTCGGAACGGTCGTCGGCCGCGAACTCCGGGATGCCGGATACGACGTGATCGGCATGGACGTCGTCGGCACCCGAGGCCCCTCGTTCGTGCAGGTCGACCTCACCGACTACGGCCAGGTGATCGACGCGTTCGGGGCGGTCGGGGACCGTCACGACGGCATCGATGCGGTCGTGCACCTCGGAGCGATCCCGGCCCCCGGCATCCGCAGCGACGTGGCCACCTTCCACAACAACATGGCCGCGACATTCAACGTGTTCTGGGCGGCGGTGCGCCTCGGCATCCGCCGAATCGTCTACGCCTCGAGCGAGACGGTGCAGGGTCTCCCCTTCGATGCCCCGCCGCCGTATGTGCCCGTCGATGAAGGCTACGCACCACGCCCGGAGTCGGTGTACTCACTCGTCAAGACGCTCGAGGAGCAGCTCGCGACGGAGCTCGTGCGGTGGCATCCGGATCTCTCGATCACCGCCCTGCGGTTCTCGAACGTCATGGTGCCGGAGGACTACGCGGAGTTCCCCTCGTTCGACGCCGACGCGCGCCTGCGCAAATGGAACCTCTGGGGCTACATCGACGCGCGCGACGGCGCGCAGGCCGTGCAGCGCGCGCTCGAGGTCGCACCGGCCGGTTTCGACAACTTCCTGATCGCGGCATCCGACACCGTCATGTCCCGCGCCAACGCCGAGCTGCTCGCGGAGGTGTTCCCGGGCGTCCCGGTCGCGCGGGAGTTCGGCGACCACGACACGCTGCTGTCGATCGACAAGGCGCGCCGCCTGCTCGGCTACGACCCGCAGCACACGTGGCGCACCCACGTCGGCTGA
- a CDS encoding DUF4287 domain-containing protein translates to MSFQAYLDAVETKTGLTPRQLIDLAHEKGFDENTKATPIVEWLAADYGLGRGHAMAIVHVITKGPQISDKHVDSGGTHSDPSNMLWLDGKATNPAG, encoded by the coding sequence ATGTCCTTCCAGGCCTATCTCGACGCGGTCGAGACCAAGACGGGGCTGACCCCGCGACAGCTGATCGACCTCGCCCACGAGAAGGGCTTCGACGAGAACACGAAGGCGACACCGATCGTCGAGTGGCTCGCCGCCGACTACGGCCTGGGGCGCGGCCACGCGATGGCGATCGTGCACGTCATCACGAAGGGTCCGCAGATCAGCGACAAGCACGTCGACTCCGGCGGCACCCATTCCGACCCGTCGAACATGCTGTGGCTCGACGGCAAGGCCACCAACCCCGCCGGCTGA
- a CDS encoding LacI family DNA-binding transcriptional regulator, producing the protein MNVTTNETSSRTATLSDVAKRAGVSIATASKALNNRDDVAVATRQRVLRAADELSFTPNAMAKGLLAGRTGTVGLLTSDLEGRFMIPILMGAEDAFGAGQINVFLCDARGDAIREQHHLKALLSRRVDGIIVVGRQTDPRPSLGQDLPVPVVYAYAPSDDPRDLSLTPDNYSGGRLAVDHLLACGRTRIAHITGDPAYAAAQDRLAGARAGLEAAGLSLVGEPMFSEWTEHWGRDAAAMLLERHPDVDAIFCGSDQIARGALDTARDLGRRVPDDLAIIGYDNWEVLSTNSRPELTSIDANLQMLGRQAAQRVFDAIDGVDIGSGEHHLPVRLVIRGSTIPRR; encoded by the coding sequence GTGAACGTGACGACGAACGAGACGAGTTCGCGAACCGCGACGCTCAGTGACGTGGCCAAGCGCGCCGGCGTGTCCATCGCCACGGCGTCGAAGGCGCTCAACAATCGGGACGACGTCGCCGTGGCAACGCGCCAGCGCGTGCTGCGGGCTGCCGACGAGCTCTCGTTCACACCGAACGCGATGGCGAAGGGGCTGCTCGCCGGGCGGACCGGGACCGTCGGCCTCCTCACGAGCGACCTCGAGGGCCGGTTCATGATCCCGATCCTGATGGGCGCAGAAGACGCCTTCGGGGCCGGGCAGATCAACGTCTTCCTGTGCGATGCGCGCGGCGACGCCATCCGCGAGCAGCACCACCTCAAGGCGCTGCTGAGCCGACGCGTCGACGGCATCATCGTCGTCGGCCGCCAGACCGACCCGCGCCCGTCGCTCGGCCAGGACCTCCCCGTCCCCGTCGTCTACGCCTACGCGCCCTCGGACGATCCTCGCGACCTGTCGCTCACGCCCGACAACTACTCCGGCGGGCGGCTCGCCGTCGACCACCTGCTCGCCTGCGGACGCACGCGCATCGCGCACATCACGGGCGATCCCGCCTACGCCGCGGCGCAGGACCGACTCGCGGGTGCGCGTGCAGGGCTCGAAGCGGCGGGGCTCTCGCTGGTGGGCGAGCCGATGTTCTCGGAGTGGACCGAGCACTGGGGACGCGATGCCGCGGCCATGCTGCTCGAGCGGCACCCCGACGTGGACGCGATCTTCTGCGGCTCCGACCAGATCGCGCGCGGCGCGCTCGACACGGCCCGCGATCTCGGGCGCCGCGTGCCCGACGACCTCGCGATCATCGGGTACGACAACTGGGAGGTGCTGTCGACGAACTCGCGGCCCGAGCTGACGAGCATCGACGCCAACCTCCAGATGCTGGGTCGCCAGGCGGCGCAGCGCGTGTTCGACGCGATCGACGGCGTCGACATCGGAAGCGGCGAGCATCACCTTCCGGTGCGGCTCGTGATCCGCGGCTCGACGATTCCGCGGCGGTGA